A genomic window from Bacillus rossius redtenbacheri isolate Brsri chromosome 7, Brsri_v3, whole genome shotgun sequence includes:
- the LOC134534428 gene encoding uncharacterized protein LOC134534428, with translation MAPYKRKSERVLTTQDILDEAKRKIEAGDSKRKVARDLGIKESTLRKRLKAGTVPVSLGRFKNALSDEMEKELAQHCKDLDNRFYGLTRKHIMKVAFDFAEKNGVSERFNQEKKLAGKDWLKGFCKRHKLSVRAPELCSVARAVGFNKVQVSRFFENLKQCRLEKKFPPHRIFNMDETGVTTVPNKTPKIISPKGKKTVCKVSSAERGQTVTAVCSIGATGFYVPPALIFPRKRMNNMLYKDAPTGTLPLISDTGYMTTDLFIEWLKHFAMYVKPSLDDPVLLIADNHSTHCSLGAVLFCRENHITFLTLPPHGSHLTQPLDRVVFAPLKTAYATEAEKWLVQNPGKVITLYQVAGIFGAAYSATASVKLAERAFKATGIEPYDPDVISEDMFAPSLVTAQISNEEGLGLALHQPETMSTEVEKNCDSNNLNNDQENGNLLSSEPTTSGTIRIQIQSVLPLPQHKRQESKNKRPAQKSNIITSSPYKNILEEKEKAKQEIEKAKADRALLKTRHEAETKNANTKKVKSKNKLRANFETVQSQGPSTSHGEPSTEVTTCPACKESYDEDWIQCGICNDWWHEGCSSYEGYGPFVCDYC, from the exons ATGGCTCCATACAAGCGAAAAAGTGAGAGGGTTCTGACCACACAGGACATCTTAGATGAAGCAAAACGGAAAATAGAGGCTGGTGACAGTAAAAGGAAAGTGGCCAGAGATTTGGGAATTAAGGAAAGCACATTAAGGAAAAGACTCAAAGCA GGGACGGTTCCGGTATCACTTGGGCGCTTTAAAAATGCTTTGTCAGATGAAATGGAAAAAGAACTTGCACAGCATTGTAAAGATTTGGACAACAGGTTCTACGGCCTTACAAGAAAGCACATAATGAAAGTAGCTTTTGATTTTGCAGAGAAGAATGGAGTTTCTGAAAGATTCAACCAAGAAAAAAAGTTGGCAGGAAAAGATTGGTTAAAAGGGTTTTGCAAACGCCACAAACTTTCTGTTCGTGCGCCAGAATTATGCAGTGTTGCAAGAGCGGTGGGTTTCAATAAAGTTCAAGTTTcaagattttttgaaaacttgAAGCAGTGTCGTCTCGAAAAAAAGTTTCCACCGCACAGGATCTTCAATATGGACGAAACAGGGGTCACTACGGTTCCCAACAAAACACCCAAGATAAttagccccaaaggaaaaaaaactgtctgCAAGGTGTCTAGCGCAGAAAGGGGGCAAACTGTAACTGCTGTATGCTCCATTGGCGCTACAGGTTTTTATGTGCCACCTGCACTAATTTTTCCCAGAAAAAGAATGAATAACATGCTCTACAAAGATGCTCCGACAGGAACTTTGCCTCTGATCAGTGACACAGGATACATGACCACAGATCTTTTTATTGAATGGCTCAAACACTTTGCAATGTATGTCAAACCATCACTAGACGATCCAGTTCTCTTAATAGCAGATAACCACTCAACTCACTGTTCTCTCGGTGCAGTTTTATTTTGCAGggaaaaccacataacatttttAACCCTACCCCCACATGGTAGTCATCTTACCCAGCCTCTGGATAGGGTTGTTTTTGCACCACTGAAGACAGCATATGCAACTGAAGCAGAAAAGTGGCTAGTACAAAATCCAGGAAAGGTGATAACTCTTTACCAAGTTGCAGGCATTTTTGGTGCTGCGTACAGTGCCACTGCGAGTGTAAAACTTGCTGAAAGAGCATTCAAAGCTACTGGAATAGAGCCATATGATCCTGATGTCATAAGCGAAGATATGTTTGCTCCATCATTGGTGACTGCTCAAATTTCTAATGAAGAGGGCTTAGGGCTAGCCCTACATCAACCTGAAACCATGTCTACTGAAGTTGAGAAGAACTGTGATTCCAATAATTTGAATAACGATCAAGAAAATGGCAATTTGCTTTCTTCAGAACCCACAACATCTGGCACAATACGCATTCAAATTCAGTCAGTTCTGCCACTTCCACAACATAAGCGGCaagaaagcaaaaacaaaagacCAGCTCAAAAATCAAATATCATAACTTCATCcccttacaaaaatatattagaagAGAAAGAGAAGGCAAAGCAAGAAATAGAGAAGGCAAAAGCTGATCGAGCTCTACTGAAAACAAGACATGAGGCCGAGACAAAGAATGCGAATACAAAGAAAGTaaagtcaaaaaataaacttagaGCCAATTTTGAAACTGTTCAAAGTCAAGGTCCCTCTACAAGTCATGGTGAACCATCCACTGAAGTAACTACCTGCCCTGCTTGTAAAGAATCCTATGACGAAGACTGGATCCAGTGTGGAATATGCAACGACTGGTGGCATGAAGGATGTTCCAGTTATGAAGGCTATGGACCTTTTGTGTGCGACTACTGTTGA